gttcaccttccaacaggacaacgaccctaagcacacatccaagacaatgcaggagtggcttcaggacaagtctctgacWgtcaaaggtgcttcaacaaagtactgagtaaagggtctgaatacttatgtaaatgtaatatttccgttttttttctaAAAAMCAGTTTTTGCTttaccattatggggtattgtgtgtagattgatggggaaaaatctatttaatacattttaaataaataataaggtaatttaacaaaatgtggaaaaagtgaaggggtctgaatacgttctgtATTCACTGcatatttaccaaaaaaaagtGGCTGTTCTGGCTGGTTTGAATTattgacagccagtagacacaATGTTTATATTGGAGAAGGTGATGCATTTAAGTTGATCATGTTGTGAGatggtagttattttctgttagttgagagcaaacttgtccaacaaaCATAGGATAtatgtgttgtcttaagggggaaggtgttacaggctttggtttttccatttatattttgaggATGCATGCTAGCACATGGggcgcaccgattggtgtcacctcattgtcatctcgttagtgggaaggtgtttcacctgtgctgacCGAGGTGATATTTacgagtggctggcccagtgctccagttgtcttgagagatgtagAGAGTTAAAACAATCCTTTATCTGATCTTCCCAGTTTTCGTTTTGCTTCCATTTTTGTTTTGCTTACTGTCTTActgtttggtgtgtttttttttgtttgcctcttcttgggcaaatttagtgggcgctcatggtgggtgtcttttaggtcccagttgttgttgctagtcaactttcagtggacagccccatgagtgtctttcagaacccctcctaaaaccccacctgtttcattttggttgtggtcagtgactctttgttagtacCCCCTTCTGTTTGGGTGACattatttggttttcttgctggggaacataAAAGTGGCTTATTAGAGGCCTAGCaacatatgatgcaaaatgcatcataccggctgtatttttTAATTTTGAAAGATATATATcttaacttgattgctgacatacaacacatttttaggactatatcaacaatggactaatgaaaYAAATACCAAAATATGTTTTTGGGGTGGAGTTTCCCTGTAAGCCTTCTGCAAGCCTCATAAAAGCTTGAAGTGTTTAACCGTAACATCCGGTAtagaacagatgaacaggaatgacatttactatCACCGGTGGCCAAAAAAAACCACCTAAAAGCCACGCCCCTATTAATCCATACCTCTGTTGGGTtatatctcaataacccagcatcaacaacccaaccCTGCTCTTTTTAAAGAACACAACACAACTAAGTGACCCAAGGCCTGCAATCcagcatttttaaaaacatgtacaGTTTGTAGTAACAATGGTGTCTGAAAGTGAGAACTAAACCACCCATGACTGCTCTGATGCCCAGAACTCTGGCACAAAACTCAGTCTCTTCCTTCTCCATACTTGTTGACATCCTGCATGATGTTTCCCGGCCAGGCCAGCTTGATCTTCAGCTGCCCCTTGTGCTCAACAAAGAAGTCCACCAGGGTCCGTGTGACGGTGGCCGAGGTGTGGAGGAAAAACGCAGGGATCCACAAAATGGCCCCCTCCAGCTTCTTCAGGTTGAGAAAGAAGTTGTTGCGGTCCTGGATGGTCAGCAGATTGTTGTAGTAACTCTCCAGGATGCTGGGGTTAAAAGTGGTGAGGTTGGTCTTCCGGCCCACATCCTTGTAGTAAGAGTCGGTAGGGGCGAAGTTGCAGCGGAAGATAAAGTCGGCGCTGTCGATCTCTGGCCCACAGTGACTGCCTGTCAGGATCCCACTGTTACCCACCACGGCACACACGTTGTAGTGCTTGTTCTGGATGGGCGAAGCATCAGGAAGCAGTGACTTCAGGTTGTTGTTTATGGAGAAGACATACTTGTGACTGGAGAAGTCGAAGTGCATCAGCTGGCCGACGCGTACACCGTTCTTggtgagggagaagttgttggcCACATCAATGTAATGGAAGATCTCTTTCCTGAAAGGTAGTTAACAGATCAAAATATCAGCTCACAGCTGCTGTTTCTACAAAATGTAGTTATGTAGCCAACTGCAAATGGCAAATAAACTGTAATGTTTTACTAAACACAAACAGTATTCTGTTAAACTGCTTTACAAACAATATAAAAGTTTCTACAGATTATTACAGATATCCCACATAATCATAATACCTTTGCTGATAAAAAGCGGTCCTATTAAATTTCCATTTGGATGGTTTCCCATGCAGCTCCTCATTCAGAGCATGGGTTAATGGGATGAAGGATGGGTCCAGGAAATTCAGGGCAAACTGTGACCTGAGAGGAAGAGAGTTTCCCTTAGTAAAGACACTGTTGATATTGTCAGCATGTACTGTAAGCATTACAGTgagtatcataagtattcacccccttggatttattcacattttattgtgttacaaagtgggattcaaatggattttataaaaaaaaattgtgaacgatctacacaaaatgcactgtaatatcaaaatgacaaaaaaatgtaaatgtcttcaaTTTGAAAATGTTATGAAAAATGAAATGCTTGTATACCTTGATTAGAAAAATATTCACCCCCCACCGAACCAATatatgttagaaacacctttggcagtgattacagctgtgagtcttcttgggtaagtctctaagagctttgcacacctggattgtgcaatatttgYCCCTTATTCTTctacattcttcaagctctttcaaggTGTTGGGGGTCATgactagacagcaattttcaagtcttgccatagattttcaagcagatttcagtcaaaactgtaacttggccactcaggaacagtcactgtcttcttagtaagcaactccagtgcagaTTTGGCCTGGtcaatgtcctgctgaaaggttaattcctctcctagtgtctggtgtaaagcagactgaagcaggttttgaagtaggattttgcatgtgctttgCGCAATCCCGTTTCTTTTTATGAAAGTAAGGAGgcagatttgccccaaacataacgatttgcatttaggccaaaaattgtattcctttgctgtgttttcttGCAGTAGtgctttagtgctttgttgcatacagaatgcatgttttttcatatttgtattcattatatttactgtatattgttattttcaatcattgtcatttaggtcattattttggagttgctacaatgttgttgatcccatcctcagttttctcccatcagtCTGTAGCTCTgtagctgtttttcatggtgacATCccagagcagtttccttcctgtcctgcagctcagttcagaatgaTGACGGTATCTTTGTTGTATCTGAGTGGTTTAATACACAGcttaattattaacttgaccatgctccTTGACCatgctccctggtctttgtagttgaatctgtgctcgAAATGCAATacctgactgagggaccttagagaGGTTgcatgtatgggggacagagtaGTCATTCAAACATCATGTCAATGCctgttatttcacacagagtaagtccatgtaacttatttgTTAAGCCacgttttactcctgaactcatttaggcttACCTAAACAAGGGGGTGAATACTCAAGCAACGACTAACATTAGCCTATATTAGTTAatgattttgtattaatttggaaACATTTGTAGAATTTTATTTTYACTTTGACAATATGGAGTCttttgtgtagatcaattacAAACCATGAAAATATTATCCATTTCAATCCTGTAACGgtagtcgtcatattcctcctcctcagacgaggagaggagagagggatcggaagaccaatgtgcagcgaggtatgtagacatcatGAATTTATTAGACACGACGAACACTGAACCGAAATACACTTGATGaactacaaaacaaaataccgatgtagacagacctggacacgaacttacatataacgtgaagaacgcatgaaacaggaacagactacataaaccgaacgaacaaacgaaacagtcccgtgtggtgcaaacaaacacagacacaggagacaatcacccacaaacaaacagtgtgaacagccaacctatatatggttctcaatcagaggaaacgtcaaacacctgtccctgattgagaaccatataaggctaattacaagtgacctaaacatagaaacacaaaacatagaatgcccaccccaactcacgccctgaccaactaaacacatacaaaaataacataaaacaggtcaggaacgtgacaaatccCACTtcgtaaggcaacaaaatatgaagcAAAAAatcaaaggggggtgaatacttatggacTTTCAATGATTCTACAGTTKAATtttcattaaaaatatatatataattgatgcTGGATTTGCATTAGATTAGGCTACAGCCGCGTGCAGAGGAATATTCTTTATTTCGATTATTTGTCAAAGCCTATTCAGTCAGTGCTATCCGAGATCagtgggacgtccctaccccattgaagttgacttTTAAactggttaagttaagggttaaggttagggtaggggttaaagGTTTAAggtatggacgtcccaaggattccggatagCACTGAACAAAGCCCATTTACTGCATGCATTCAGGCGTGGGTTTGTCACAATAGGCTAGATTCGTTCACTCAGCACCTTGGACAGTTCTCTTGTTTGAAATCCGGCTCCTTGTAGAGCAACGATTTGTTGTCACATATggcatttttaaacatttaaacaataACCTCCTGTCAATGATTCTACAGTTgaattttcatttaaaaaatgaaatgtaattgaTGCAGGGATTTGCATTAGATTAGGCTACTGTAGCGTGCAGcagaatattatttattttgattatttattaAGGCCCTGATGCAGTTAGCCATATTATGCCATAGCCTACAGAACAATGTGGACATAAAATTGGGAACAAAATTGTCACGCATGCGCCTTGTCGGTGACATAAATCACATCTTATTTGACAATTTCAGGTGGTTTGAgtcatgtcaaaataaaaaatgatgagTTTCAAGGTCTTGATTTAGCCTACTCACCGAAATCCTGCGTGGAACATTATCCGTGGTGGTCCTCCCACGTTGTCATATTTTGTGGAAGATAAGATGCTGTCCTTTCTAATGGACACATAACTTATTAAGGATAAAATGAGAAGAGCGACCATCAATATGACCAAACCCAGG
This portion of the Salvelinus sp. IW2-2015 linkage group LG15, ASM291031v2, whole genome shotgun sequence genome encodes:
- the LOC111973950 gene encoding alpha-N-acetylneuraminate alpha-2,8-sialyltransferase ST8SIA3-like, which translates into the protein MVRISNALGLVILMVALLILSLISYVSIRKDSILSSTKYDNVGGPPRIMFHAGFRSQFALNFLDPSFIPLTHALNEELHGKPSKWKFNRTAFYQQRKEIFHYIDVANNFSLTKNGVRVGQLMHFDFSSHKYVFSINNNLKSLLPDASPIQNKHYNVCAVVGNSGILTGSHCGPEIDSADFIFRCNFAPTDSYYKDVGRKTNLTTFNPSILESYYNNLLTIQDRNNFFLNLKKLEGAILWIPAFFLHTSATVTRTLVDFFVEHKGQLKIKLAWPGNIMQDVNKYWKTKNLSLKRLSTGILMYTLASAMCEEIHLYGFWPFGWDPNTGKELPYHYYDKKGTKFTTKWQETHQLPSEFKLLYKMHGEGVTKLSLSHCS